One genomic region from Prevotella sp. Rep29 encodes:
- a CDS encoding BatD family protein, protein MKRHILLYILLGVISLVAGAQTLTVKAPSSVPAGENFRLEYTVNTANVSGSLQIGSIPEALEIIFGPSISRQESFRTVNGHTSGSSSITYTYTLIGNKNGTYTIPPARINVGDKTITSNSIKINISGNSKRSSNRGGNNFYNEDEHRSHPRSAGSQITDKDLFIRVSANKTRVHEQEPILLTYKVYTLVDLTQLQGKMPELNGFHSQEIPLPQQKSFHIENVGGRNYRCVTWSQYVMYPQMTGSLEIPSITFKGVVVQENRNVDPYEAFFNGGSGYIEVKRDIKAPGLKVQVDPLPERPANFSGGVGKFNVTAQLDKTEIKAGDPLSLRVVVSGTGNLKLMKQPNVEFPKDFEKYDAKVTDKTRLTSNGVEGNMVYDFLAVPRNVGEYAIPAVELVYYDTSANAYKTVKTQPFNVKVLKGDGSSSVVSDFSDVKNKDIRPIKEGRVKTHGAEDFFYQSKWYWVCILFPLLLFVALLIIFRKRAVDRANIVKMRGKKANKIATKRLKKANALMKKGQQNEFYDEVLRALWGYVGDKMNMPVEELSRDNITERLEEKGVNEATISTFIGALDECEYERYAPSDAAGNMDRTFNSAMTAIMKIEETMKGRKRKGGVQPGKVVGCLLLFAFSMSPMSMSAVTKANADAEYAKGNYQQAIKDYEELLKKGISAELYYNLGNAYYRTDNITRAIINYERARMLSPGDADIRFNLQLARSKTIDKITPESEMFFVTWYKSIVNLTSVDRWARTAIVSIILTLMCVLLYLFAERIVLRKVGFFGAIAFLVLFILANVFAWQQKRQFVHRNAAIVVSPSVQVKATPDAAAKNSFVLHEGTRIEITDNTLLEWKGIRLDDGREGWIAAKQIEVI, encoded by the coding sequence ATGAAACGTCATATACTATTATATATATTATTAGGTGTCATTTCACTGGTGGCAGGTGCTCAGACCCTTACGGTCAAAGCTCCTTCGTCCGTTCCGGCGGGAGAGAATTTCCGTCTGGAATATACGGTAAACACAGCCAATGTGAGCGGAAGTTTGCAGATAGGAAGTATTCCTGAAGCATTGGAAATCATATTCGGTCCCAGCATATCACGCCAAGAGAGTTTCCGGACGGTGAACGGACATACCAGTGGTTCTTCGTCCATCACCTACACCTACACCCTGATAGGAAACAAGAATGGCACCTACACCATTCCGCCGGCACGCATCAATGTGGGTGACAAAACGATTACGTCGAACTCGATTAAGATTAATATATCTGGAAATTCTAAACGTTCGTCGAATAGAGGGGGCAATAATTTCTACAATGAAGACGAGCACCGTTCACATCCGCGCAGTGCCGGTTCTCAGATAACGGACAAGGACCTCTTTATACGAGTGAGTGCAAACAAGACACGCGTGCATGAACAAGAACCAATACTGTTGACGTATAAAGTCTATACGCTGGTGGATTTGACTCAGCTGCAAGGAAAAATGCCTGAGCTCAACGGGTTCCATTCGCAGGAAATACCGCTTCCGCAACAAAAGAGTTTCCATATAGAAAATGTTGGCGGGCGTAATTATCGCTGTGTGACGTGGAGCCAATATGTCATGTATCCGCAGATGACGGGCAGTCTGGAAATCCCGAGTATCACGTTTAAGGGGGTTGTGGTTCAGGAAAACAGGAACGTTGATCCTTATGAAGCGTTTTTCAATGGAGGTTCGGGATATATAGAAGTGAAGCGTGATATCAAAGCGCCAGGATTGAAGGTGCAGGTGGATCCGTTACCGGAAAGACCGGCGAACTTCTCAGGCGGTGTCGGAAAGTTCAATGTGACGGCACAGCTGGACAAGACAGAAATAAAGGCAGGAGACCCACTCTCGCTGAGGGTAGTGGTCAGTGGAACGGGAAACCTGAAATTGATGAAACAGCCCAATGTGGAGTTCCCGAAAGATTTCGAGAAATATGATGCGAAGGTGACCGACAAGACGCGCCTGACATCCAATGGCGTGGAGGGAAATATGGTTTATGACTTCCTTGCCGTTCCTCGCAATGTGGGTGAATATGCGATTCCGGCGGTGGAACTGGTGTATTATGATACGTCTGCCAATGCCTACAAAACGGTCAAGACACAACCGTTTAACGTGAAAGTCTTGAAGGGAGACGGCTCCAGTTCTGTGGTGAGTGACTTCAGTGATGTGAAGAACAAAGATATCCGTCCGATAAAGGAAGGAAGAGTGAAGACTCATGGCGCAGAAGACTTCTTCTATCAATCGAAGTGGTATTGGGTTTGCATCTTGTTCCCGCTCTTGTTGTTCGTGGCATTGCTGATTATTTTCCGGAAACGGGCAGTCGATCGTGCAAATATCGTGAAGATGCGTGGCAAGAAGGCAAACAAAATAGCCACCAAGCGCTTGAAGAAAGCCAATGCGCTGATGAAGAAAGGTCAGCAGAACGAGTTTTATGATGAAGTCCTGCGAGCTTTATGGGGATACGTCGGCGATAAGATGAACATGCCGGTAGAGGAACTGTCGCGTGACAATATCACCGAGCGCCTTGAGGAGAAAGGGGTGAATGAGGCTACTATAAGTACATTTATCGGAGCTCTTGATGAATGTGAGTATGAGCGTTATGCACCTAGCGATGCGGCAGGTAATATGGATAGGACTTTTAATTCAGCAATGACTGCAATCATGAAAATAGAAGAAACGATGAAGGGCAGGAAACGGAAAGGCGGCGTTCAGCCAGGCAAAGTGGTGGGATGTCTGCTTCTATTCGCTTTTTCCATGAGTCCGATGAGCATGTCTGCCGTCACGAAGGCGAATGCTGATGCGGAATATGCGAAAGGGAATTATCAGCAAGCCATCAAGGATTATGAGGAGTTGTTGAAGAAGGGCATCTCTGCCGAGTTGTATTATAACCTGGGGAATGCGTATTACCGTACGGACAACATCACTCGTGCGATTATCAACTATGAGCGTGCGAGAATGCTTTCACCGGGCGATGCCGACATTCGTTTTAATCTTCAGCTTGCCCGTTCCAAGACGATAGATAAGATAACGCCGGAGTCGGAGATGTTCTTCGTCACTTGGTACAAATCAATTGTAAATCTTACCAGTGTTGACCGTTGGGCTCGAACAGCCATCGTCAGTATCATCTTGACGCTGATGTGCGTATTGCTGTATTTGTTTGCTGAGCGTATTGTCCTGCGGAAGGTTGGGTTCTTTGGAGCGATTGCGTTCTTGGTGCTTTTCATTCTTGCGAATGTATTTGCGTGGCAGCAGAAGCGGCAGTTTGTCCATCGCAATGCTGCTATTGTCGTGTCGCCGTCGGTTCAAGTGAAGGCTACGCCGGATGCTGCAGCGAAAAACAGTTTTGTCTTGCACGAGGGGACGCGTATAGAGATTACCGACAATACGTTGCTCGAATGGAAGGGCATCAGGCTGGATGACGGGCGCGAGGGATGGATTGCAGCGAAGCAGATAGAGGTGATATAG
- a CDS encoding tetratricopeptide repeat protein: protein MRRYILFLLMMGAVTLHAQTDRQHIRLGNKQYRKGNYDKAEVEYSKALEKNKRNSQALYNLGCVMLQKEGEERNDSVAISRFLDAAKAEKDKIRRAKSYHNIGVVFQAHEDYGQAIEAYKESLRCNPRDNQTRYNLALCQKLLKKQGGGGKNNQKEQKQQQDKKQDEKNNEQQKQKKEDEKKQQQPQDNQMSKENAEQLLNAAMQEEKNTQQRMQKAMTKPRTKSLQKNW, encoded by the coding sequence ATGAGACGATATATTCTGTTTCTACTGATGATGGGAGCGGTGACACTCCATGCGCAGACCGACCGGCAGCACATCCGGCTCGGGAATAAGCAATATCGTAAAGGAAACTACGATAAGGCAGAAGTGGAATACAGTAAAGCGCTGGAGAAAAACAAGCGCAACAGCCAGGCACTCTACAATTTAGGGTGTGTGATGCTGCAGAAAGAAGGTGAAGAGAGAAATGACTCCGTGGCAATATCCAGGTTCTTGGATGCTGCAAAGGCAGAAAAAGACAAGATAAGACGTGCCAAGTCGTATCACAATATCGGAGTCGTCTTTCAGGCTCACGAAGATTATGGGCAGGCGATAGAGGCATATAAGGAATCTTTGCGTTGTAACCCCAGAGACAATCAGACGCGCTACAACCTTGCCCTGTGTCAGAAACTTCTGAAAAAACAAGGTGGCGGAGGAAAAAATAATCAGAAAGAGCAAAAGCAGCAACAAGATAAGAAGCAAGACGAAAAGAATAATGAACAGCAAAAACAGAAAAAGGAGGATGAAAAGAAACAGCAACAACCTCAAGACAATCAGATGAGTAAGGAAAATGCTGAACAACTGCTGAATGCTGCCATGCAGGAAGAAAAGAACACACAGCAGCGAATGCAGAAGGCAATGACGAAACCACGCACGAAAAGTTTACAGAAAAACTGGTAG
- a CDS encoding VWA domain-containing protein: MFRFENPIFFWLLLVIPLLVFVRYAHIQHRKKKLRRFGDMNLLNEMMEDVSRYRPSVKFWLLMAVLVLLIIMLARPQMGSKISREKRQGIEVIIAMDISNSMLAKDVVPSRLEKSKLLVENLVDHFTNDKVGLIVYAGDAFIQLPITSDYVSAKMFLQNITPSLIATQGTDIGEAIRLAINSFTQDEKAGKAIVVITDGEDHEGGALEAAKEAKKRGFKVFILGVGTSAGAPIEISEGSGYLTDNAGETVMTRLNENMCKEIAEAGSGTYIHVDNTSIAQERLDDEIAKMQKGELTSVIYSEYDEQFQAVGIIALLLLILEICILERKNPMLKNVRLFKKEIKK; encoded by the coding sequence ATGTTCAGATTTGAGAACCCTATATTTTTCTGGTTGCTACTGGTAATTCCCTTACTGGTGTTTGTGCGCTATGCCCACATCCAGCATAGGAAAAAGAAGTTGCGCAGATTCGGTGACATGAACTTGCTGAATGAAATGATGGAAGACGTTTCCAGGTATCGTCCGTCCGTGAAGTTCTGGTTGCTGATGGCTGTACTCGTACTTCTGATTATCATGCTGGCACGTCCGCAGATGGGCTCGAAAATCAGTCGGGAAAAACGACAGGGCATAGAAGTGATTATAGCAATGGATATCAGCAACTCGATGTTGGCTAAAGATGTGGTGCCCTCACGTCTGGAAAAGAGCAAGCTGTTGGTGGAAAACTTAGTGGACCATTTTACGAACGATAAAGTCGGACTGATAGTCTATGCAGGCGATGCTTTTATCCAACTCCCCATCACGAGCGACTATGTGTCGGCAAAAATGTTCTTGCAGAATATCACCCCCTCGTTGATAGCAACGCAAGGAACCGATATCGGCGAAGCTATTCGGCTGGCGATAAATTCGTTCACGCAGGATGAGAAAGCGGGAAAGGCAATCGTCGTGATTACAGACGGCGAGGACCATGAGGGAGGCGCACTCGAAGCGGCTAAAGAAGCAAAGAAACGCGGTTTCAAAGTGTTTATTCTTGGAGTTGGAACATCTGCTGGAGCACCGATAGAAATAAGTGAGGGGAGCGGTTATCTGACCGATAATGCCGGTGAAACCGTAATGACCCGACTGAATGAAAACATGTGTAAGGAAATAGCAGAAGCTGGGAGTGGCACCTATATCCATGTGGATAATACAAGCATCGCTCAGGAACGGCTTGACGATGAGATTGCCAAGATGCAGAAAGGCGAACTGACCAGCGTGATATACAGCGAATATGATGAGCAGTTCCAGGCTGTGGGCATCATTGCACTGCTCCTGCTGATACTGGAGATATGTATTTTGGAACGGAAAAATCCTATGCTGAAAAATGTCAGACTATTTAAAAAGGAGATAAAAAAATGA
- a CDS encoding VWA domain-containing protein, translating to MEFVNKEYLLLLLLLIPYLIWYFRYRKKSEPAMRMSDTFAYKNVVKSWRMRLLHVPMLLRLLSFVLIVLALARPQTHNSWGNRTVEGIDIMLAMDVSTSMLAEDLSPNRMEAAKAVAAEFISGRPDDNIGLTIFAGEAFTQCPMTADHQSLLNLLQNVRTDIAARGLIEDGTAVGMGLANAVSRLDKSKAKSKVVILLTDGSNNRGDISPLTAAKIAKSYGIRVYTIGVGTNKVARYPMTVGGSVQYVNVPVEIDTKTLEDIASVTNGHFYRATNTGELKQIYKDIDKLEKTKMDVKKFSKHYDNFQPFVLAALIVLLLEILLRTTILRRIP from the coding sequence ATGGAATTCGTAAATAAAGAATATCTGCTGTTGCTCCTGTTGCTGATACCTTATCTGATATGGTATTTCCGATACAGAAAGAAGAGTGAGCCGGCGATGCGCATGAGTGACACCTTTGCCTATAAGAATGTGGTAAAGAGTTGGCGCATGCGGTTGCTGCACGTTCCGATGTTGCTGCGTCTGCTCTCTTTTGTGCTGATAGTCTTGGCGCTTGCGCGTCCCCAGACTCATAATTCCTGGGGCAACAGGACGGTAGAAGGAATCGACATCATGCTGGCAATGGACGTTTCGACCAGTATGCTTGCCGAAGATTTAAGCCCCAATCGCATGGAAGCGGCAAAGGCTGTGGCTGCAGAATTCATCTCCGGACGACCGGATGACAATATCGGACTGACGATTTTCGCTGGCGAAGCCTTCACGCAATGTCCCATGACTGCCGACCATCAGTCGTTGCTCAACCTTCTGCAGAATGTGCGGACGGATATCGCAGCCCGCGGACTTATCGAAGACGGAACAGCAGTCGGAATGGGTTTGGCTAATGCCGTCAGCAGGTTGGATAAAAGTAAAGCCAAGAGCAAGGTTGTCATCCTCTTGACCGATGGTAGTAATAACCGGGGAGATATCTCGCCACTGACAGCAGCGAAAATAGCAAAGAGTTATGGGATACGTGTCTATACGATTGGTGTAGGAACCAACAAGGTGGCACGCTATCCGATGACCGTCGGCGGGTCGGTTCAATATGTGAACGTTCCGGTAGAAATAGATACAAAGACCTTGGAGGATATTGCTTCTGTCACGAACGGACATTTCTACAGGGCGACGAATACCGGAGAACTGAAACAAATATATAAAGATATAGACAAACTGGAGAAGACCAAGATGGATGTCAAGAAATTCAGCAAGCATTATGATAACTTCCAGCCGTTCGTGCTGGCAGCTTTGATTGTCTTGCTGCTGGAGATTCTGCTCAGAACAACCATCCTGCGCCGCATCCCATAA
- a CDS encoding BatD family protein has protein sequence MRRLKIIIILLMCLSVHAHSQVVVEQRLDSMEMFIGEQVHLTLSVTAKSGQRVEFPAVKAGTYLLDGIELLEVADADTVKQDNGMQKISRKYTLTSFDDTLYYLPPVTVKVDGKPYQSKSLALKVITVEVDTLKKDEFFPAKGIQDNPFMWSDWTPIIWQILLVILLSAVGYYLYKRLRSNKPIIKRIKVVKKMLPHQKALKEIERIKSEKMTSSEDQKAYYTQLTDTLRTYLQDRFGINAMEMTSGEIIDRLRQEEDKEKLGELRELFETADLVKFAKYSALINENDRNLTTVVAFINDTKMEDMPTEEKIVPKFTEEEKRNNLSHKVLLSLIAVVALCAALLFAYIIWQVVLLIG, from the coding sequence ATGAGACGATTAAAGATAATAATCATATTGCTGATGTGTCTTTCGGTGCATGCCCACTCTCAAGTGGTTGTGGAGCAGCGTCTTGACTCAATGGAAATGTTCATCGGCGAACAGGTCCATCTGACTTTGAGCGTAACGGCGAAAAGCGGTCAGCGAGTGGAATTTCCCGCCGTGAAGGCAGGAACCTATCTACTTGACGGGATAGAACTTCTTGAGGTTGCAGATGCCGATACGGTGAAACAAGATAACGGAATGCAAAAGATTTCCCGTAAATACACACTCACGTCTTTCGATGACACGCTCTACTATCTTCCGCCCGTGACGGTCAAGGTGGACGGGAAACCCTATCAAAGCAAGAGTCTGGCGCTGAAAGTGATAACAGTGGAGGTGGACACGCTGAAGAAGGATGAATTCTTTCCTGCCAAAGGCATCCAGGACAATCCGTTTATGTGGAGCGACTGGACGCCGATTATCTGGCAGATACTTTTGGTTATACTACTGAGTGCAGTCGGCTACTACTTATATAAACGCTTGCGTAGCAATAAGCCGATTATCAAGCGTATCAAAGTCGTGAAGAAAATGCTGCCCCATCAGAAAGCCCTGAAGGAGATAGAGCGCATCAAGTCGGAGAAGATGACGTCGTCCGAAGACCAGAAGGCTTATTATACGCAGCTGACCGATACGCTCCGCACCTATTTGCAGGACCGTTTTGGCATCAATGCGATGGAAATGACCAGTGGTGAAATCATTGACCGCTTGCGACAGGAAGAGGACAAGGAGAAACTGGGTGAGTTGCGGGAGTTGTTCGAGACTGCCGACCTCGTGAAGTTTGCCAAATATTCAGCGCTTATCAACGAGAACGACCGCAACCTTACGACGGTGGTCGCATTCATCAATGATACGAAAATGGAAGATATGCCGACGGAAGAAAAAATCGTTCCGAAGTTTACAGAGGAGGAAAAGCGCAACAATCTGTCGCATAAGGTGCTGCTCTCCCTGATTGCCGTTGTCGCACTTTGTGCAGCACTGCTCTTCGCATACATCATCTGGCAAGTAGTCTTGTTAATCGGATAA
- a CDS encoding DUF58 domain-containing protein: METTDILKKVRKIEIKTRGLSSNIFAGQYHTAFKGRGMAFSEVREYQFGDDVRDIDWNVTARFHRPYVKVFEEERELTVMLMVDVSGSLDFGTVRQTKREMVTEIAATLAFSAIQNNDKIGVIFFSDRIEKYIPPKKGRKHILYIIREMLNFKPESRRTEIAQAVEFLMRVMKRRCTAFLLSDFYVRNDFENALTICNRKHDVVAIQVYDLRAKELPDVGLMKVRDAETGHETIIDTSSKRLRRQHTAYWLRRDDQLKQTFTKSSVDHVSIATNDDYVKHLIRLFEMRS, encoded by the coding sequence TTGGAGACGACAGACATTCTTAAAAAAGTCAGGAAGATTGAGATCAAGACGCGCGGATTGAGCTCGAACATCTTTGCGGGACAGTATCATACTGCCTTTAAGGGGCGTGGTATGGCTTTCTCGGAAGTGCGCGAGTATCAGTTCGGCGACGATGTGCGCGATATCGACTGGAATGTGACAGCCCGTTTCCATCGCCCCTACGTGAAGGTTTTTGAAGAAGAGCGCGAACTGACGGTCATGCTAATGGTGGATGTCAGCGGCTCGTTGGATTTCGGAACCGTCCGGCAGACGAAGCGCGAGATGGTGACAGAGATTGCTGCGACATTGGCGTTCAGTGCCATTCAGAACAACGACAAGATTGGCGTCATCTTCTTTTCGGACAGGATAGAGAAATATATTCCACCTAAGAAAGGACGCAAGCACATTCTTTATATCATACGCGAAATGCTGAACTTCAAGCCTGAAAGCCGTCGCACGGAGATTGCACAGGCGGTGGAGTTTCTGATGCGGGTGATGAAACGCCGTTGCACGGCATTTCTGTTGAGCGACTTTTATGTGCGGAACGATTTCGAGAACGCACTGACTATCTGCAACCGGAAGCACGATGTGGTGGCGATACAGGTATATGACCTGCGGGCGAAGGAACTGCCGGATGTCGGATTGATGAAGGTTCGCGACGCGGAGACAGGACATGAGACGATTATCGACACCAGTTCGAAACGTTTACGCCGTCAGCACACGGCATATTGGTTGCGGCGCGACGACCAGCTGAAACAGACTTTCACCAAGAGCAGCGTGGACCATGTGTCTATCGCAACGAACGACGATTACGTGAAACACCTGATAAGGCTGTTTGAAATGAGGAGTTGA
- a CDS encoding MoxR family ATPase: protein MAESIDIRELNMRIEQQSAFVTNLTSGMDRVIVGQKHLVDSLLIGLLSDGHILLEGVPGLAKTLAIKTLAQLIDSKYARIQFTPDLLPADVIGTMIYSQKEEKFQVKKGPVFANFVLADEINRAPAKVQSALLEAMQEHQVTIGDTTFSLPSPFLVMATQNPIEQEGTYQLPEAQVDRFMLKVMIDYPTLEEEKKIIRENLLSTLPTVTPVTTAQEIIDAREVVLQVYIDEKIEQYIADIVFASRYPDRYGLPELKEMIAFGGSPRASINLAKASRAYAFIKRRGYVVPEDVRAVAHDVLRHRIGLSYEAEASNMTSEEIVSQIINKVEVP, encoded by the coding sequence ATGGCAGAATCAATAGACATCCGCGAACTGAATATGCGGATAGAGCAGCAGAGCGCATTCGTGACGAATTTGACATCGGGCATGGATCGTGTGATTGTCGGTCAGAAACATTTGGTCGATTCGTTGTTGATTGGATTGCTGAGCGACGGGCATATCCTGTTGGAAGGTGTGCCGGGACTGGCGAAGACATTGGCAATCAAGACCCTTGCACAGCTGATTGACTCGAAATATGCGCGCATACAGTTTACGCCCGACCTGTTGCCGGCAGACGTTATCGGAACGATGATCTATTCTCAGAAAGAGGAGAAGTTCCAGGTGAAGAAGGGTCCGGTGTTTGCCAACTTCGTGTTGGCGGACGAAATCAACCGTGCGCCGGCAAAGGTTCAGAGTGCGTTGCTCGAAGCGATGCAAGAGCATCAGGTGACGATAGGCGACACGACGTTCAGTCTGCCGAGCCCGTTCCTCGTGATGGCAACGCAAAACCCGATAGAGCAGGAGGGTACTTATCAGTTGCCGGAGGCGCAGGTGGACCGTTTCATGCTGAAAGTGATGATTGACTATCCGACGCTGGAGGAGGAGAAGAAAATCATTCGCGAGAATCTGTTGAGTACGCTTCCGACGGTGACACCCGTGACCACGGCGCAGGAAATCATCGATGCGCGTGAGGTGGTGCTTCAGGTGTATATCGACGAAAAGATTGAACAATATATTGCTGATATTGTTTTTGCTTCGCGCTATCCCGACCGTTACGGTCTGCCGGAGCTGAAAGAGATGATAGCTTTCGGCGGTTCGCCCCGTGCGAGCATCAATCTGGCAAAGGCATCGCGGGCATACGCTTTTATCAAGCGTCGCGGCTATGTGGTTCCTGAGGATGTGCGTGCTGTGGCTCATGATGTGTTGCGCCACCGCATCGGTCTGTCCTATGAGGCAGAAGCCAGCAACATGACGAGTGAGGAAATCGTCAGCCAGATTATCAACAAGGTGGAAGTGCCTTAA
- a CDS encoding ATP-binding protein has product MTQYIQRETYLRQLITRKDNGEIKIITGPRRCGKSWLLSRIYKDYLLENGIPEENIIIISFDMDQEEYGDLTDRQALKSYLYSRIISATEPYYIILDEVQEVDGFEKIVNGLNAKDNVDVYITGSNSHFLSSDINTIFRGRGDEIRVYPLSFREFCSGRTHQVGELWKEYYTYGGMPALSKLHTPEQKVAYLQRLWTKTYIDDVVERHHVRNREALSALADALCSSVGSLSNPNRISNVIKSVQKMNIDPNTVSRYISHLEEAFLFEGSKRYNIKGNKYFESLKKYYAVDVGLRNAKLNFRQQEITHIMENVIYNELRMRGFTVDVGLVETREMRNNKMEYIPYEVDFVANNGVEKYYIQSAFALGNEEKRRQELNSLLKIGDSFQKIVIVGDDIAEYTDEKGIRFMGLFQFLMTGI; this is encoded by the coding sequence ATGACTCAATACATTCAAAGAGAGACCTACCTTCGTCAGTTAATAACCCGTAAGGACAACGGCGAAATCAAAATCATAACTGGTCCCCGACGCTGTGGCAAATCATGGTTGCTGAGTAGAATTTATAAAGATTACTTGCTTGAAAATGGTATTCCTGAGGAAAATATCATTATCATTTCGTTTGATATGGACCAAGAAGAATATGGCGACTTGACCGATCGCCAAGCTTTGAAGTCTTATCTTTATAGCCGTATTATTTCCGCCACTGAACCTTACTATATAATACTTGACGAGGTGCAGGAAGTTGATGGATTTGAAAAAATTGTCAATGGACTCAATGCAAAGGATAATGTCGATGTTTACATCACAGGAAGCAATTCCCATTTCCTTTCTTCAGATATTAATACCATTTTTCGGGGTCGGGGTGATGAAATAAGAGTATATCCACTCTCTTTCAGAGAATTCTGCTCAGGTCGTACACATCAGGTTGGCGAATTATGGAAAGAATACTATACTTATGGAGGAATGCCAGCACTGAGCAAACTGCATACACCAGAACAGAAAGTCGCATATTTGCAGCGTTTATGGACTAAGACCTATATCGACGATGTTGTAGAGCGCCATCACGTCAGAAATCGCGAGGCGTTGTCAGCACTTGCAGATGCCTTGTGCTCGTCTGTCGGCTCACTTTCTAACCCCAATCGCATCAGCAATGTGATAAAAAGCGTACAAAAAATGAATATAGACCCCAATACGGTATCTCGATATATCAGCCACTTAGAGGAAGCATTCCTTTTTGAAGGTTCCAAACGCTATAACATTAAGGGCAACAAATATTTTGAAAGTCTCAAGAAATATTATGCTGTTGATGTTGGCTTGAGAAATGCAAAACTTAATTTCCGGCAACAGGAAATTACGCATATCATGGAAAACGTAATCTACAACGAACTCCGTATGCGCGGATTTACTGTAGATGTTGGTTTGGTCGAAACGCGCGAGATGCGAAATAATAAAATGGAATATATTCCGTATGAAGTTGACTTTGTCGCCAATAATGGAGTTGAAAAGTATTACATTCAGTCAGCCTTTGCGCTCGGCAACGAAGAGAAACGACGCCAGGAACTGAACTCACTACTAAAGATAGGCGATAGTTTCCAGAAAATTGTTATCGTTGGCGATGACATTGCTGAATATACCGACGAAAAGGGCATTCGTTTCATGGGACTATTCCAGTTTCTGATGACTGGAATATAA
- a CDS encoding outer membrane beta-barrel protein, whose product MKKYFIIAIFAMFSVNTFAQGPVGEKPKPFFKLFEYTVSIGVGTTASDSPYDNAVININAGVDIKKVFKSFSNDKAKLYGLTGLHFTQHGGKTSNLLDDMMTSGNSFRQIHLNIPIHVGLKYKINDNFQLFADLGPYIGYNGKCSFSEGYGHHDFVMESKAFDFGIGGNIGICFKKFGISIGLDKGFLDIAKFSSEEDNISKNLKSKGVAYIRLQWTFNKQ is encoded by the coding sequence ATGAAAAAGTATTTTATAATTGCGATTTTCGCTATGTTTAGTGTAAACACATTTGCTCAAGGACCAGTTGGTGAGAAGCCTAAACCTTTCTTTAAACTATTTGAATATACAGTGAGTATAGGTGTTGGAACAACAGCTTCAGATTCCCCATATGACAATGCTGTGATAAATATTAATGCAGGTGTTGATATTAAAAAAGTATTTAAATCATTTTCTAATGACAAAGCAAAATTGTATGGACTGACTGGATTGCATTTTACTCAACATGGAGGTAAGACTAGTAATCTTTTAGATGATATGATGACATCAGGTAACAGTTTTAGACAAATACACCTCAATATTCCGATTCATGTAGGATTAAAGTATAAGATTAATGACAACTTTCAACTTTTCGCCGACTTAGGTCCTTATATCGGATATAATGGTAAGTGTTCTTTTTCTGAAGGTTATGGACATCATGACTTTGTAATGGAATCAAAAGCTTTTGATTTTGGTATAGGTGGAAATATTGGTATTTGCTTTAAAAAGTTTGGAATAAGCATTGGGCTTGATAAAGGCTTCCTTGATATTGCAAAATTCTCAAGTGAAGAAGATAATATCTCCAAAAATCTAAAAAGCAAAGGTGTAGCTTATATTAGACTGCAATGGACATTTAATAAACAATAA
- a CDS encoding flavodoxin, with the protein MKRKMIFMALLLCGMLTACSQSKKAESKETGKEPKKVLVAYFSASGVTEGVAKLLAETTGGELHRIQPEQPYTEADLDWRDKKSRSTIEMADKTSRPAITDKLDGVDGFDIIYVGFPIWWYTCPTIVNTFMEAYDFKGKTVIPFATSGGSTIEKACNDLKAAYPEVNWQEGKLLNHATKQDVEEWVKSLEL; encoded by the coding sequence ATGAAACGGAAAATGATTTTTATGGCGTTGCTGTTGTGCGGTATGCTGACAGCATGTTCGCAAAGTAAGAAAGCGGAAAGCAAGGAAACGGGCAAGGAGCCGAAAAAAGTGTTGGTGGCTTACTTCTCAGCCTCGGGCGTAACCGAAGGTGTGGCAAAACTCCTGGCAGAGACGACGGGCGGCGAGCTCCATCGCATTCAGCCCGAGCAACCCTATACGGAGGCTGACCTGGACTGGAGAGACAAGAAGTCGCGCTCAACCATCGAGATGGCAGACAAGACATCGCGACCGGCAATCACCGACAAGCTCGACGGTGTCGATGGCTTCGACATTATCTACGTGGGATTCCCCATCTGGTGGTACACCTGTCCGACGATAGTGAACACCTTCATGGAGGCATACGACTTCAAGGGAAAGACCGTCATCCCCTTCGCCACATCCGGCGGCAGCACCATCGAGAAGGCTTGCAACGACCTGAAAGCAGCCTATCCCGAAGTGAACTGGCAGGAAGGAAAACTCCTCAACCACGCCACCAAGCAGGATGTAGAGGAGTGGGTGAAGAGTCTTGAGCTCTAA